The following DNA comes from Deinococcus sp. YIM 134068.
TGCAGCGCGGTCAGGGTGTGGAGGCCGGGGCCGTGGGTGGCCCCGTGTCCCCCGCCCGCCGCACCCCACAGGAGAACGGCGGCGGGCGGCACGGAGAGAAGGGCGGGCCAGGCGGACAGCTCGGCGGCGAGGAGCACTGCCCCGCCGAGGACGCGGGTGAGGGCCGCGCGACCGGGGGTGGTGTCCGTGACATAGGCGAGGCCGTCCGGGGCGGTGAGGAGACCGAGGTCCCGCAGGGTCCACCCGACCTCCAGCCCGGCACCGAGCACGAGCAGGAGCAGGCCGAGGGCGGGCCAGCGCCGGGGCGGGTGGCCGGGGGTGAGCCAGCGCCGGGCGAGGACGCCCCCCACGAGCAGCACGACGCCCCCGTACTCCAGCAGGTTCGCGGCGGCGAGGGCGGGGAT
Coding sequences within:
- a CDS encoding CopD family protein, with product MIPALAAANLLEYGGVVLLVGGVLARRWLTPGHPPRRWPALGLLLLVLGAGLEVGWTLRDLGLLTAPDGLAYVTDTTPGRAALTRVLGGAVLLAAELSAWPALLSVPPAAVLLWGAAGGGHGATHGPGLHTLTALHAGAMSLWLGGVSALLTHPVPTPAQARRFTPVALACVALLTVSGTALTLRHAGTLPTLPASGYGRTLLLKLALLAAALLAAALVRRAFSHSIRIRPALALETALLLGVLAATAALGTTPPPTHGGHP